One stretch of Tissierellales bacterium DNA includes these proteins:
- the rpsP gene encoding 30S ribosomal protein S16 codes for MAVKIRLKRMGSKKKPFYRVVVADSRAPRDGKFIEEIGYYNPVSEPKVVKIDDEKAKKWLANGAKPTETVNKLFKGNGITE; via the coding sequence ATGGCAGTTAAAATCAGATTAAAAAGAATGGGTTCTAAAAAGAAACCTTTCTATAGAGTAGTTGTAGCTGACTCTAGAGCTCCTAGAGATGGTAAATTCATCGAAGAGATTGGATACTACAATCCAGTTTCAGAACCAAAAGTAGTTAAAATTGATGATGAAAAAGCTAAAAAATGGTTAGCTAACGGTGCAAAACCAACAGAAACAGTTAACAAGTTGTTCAAAGGCAACGGAATTACTGAGTAG
- a CDS encoding KH domain-containing protein, whose amino-acid sequence MKELVEVIAKSLVDNPDEVVVNEVQGTNTTIIELKVASDDMGKVIGKQGKIAKAIRTVVKAAAIKDKKRVVVEII is encoded by the coding sequence ATGAAAGAATTAGTAGAAGTGATTGCAAAGTCTTTAGTAGACAATCCAGATGAAGTAGTTGTTAACGAAGTTCAAGGAACTAATACAACAATTATTGAGTTGAAAGTAGCTTCTGACGATATGGGAAAAGTCATTGGAAAACAAGGCAAAATAGCAAAAGCAATTAGAACTGTAGTTAAAGCAGCAGCGATTAAAGATAAAAAAAGAGTTGTTGTGGAAATTATATAG
- the rimM gene encoding ribosome maturation factor RimM (Essential for efficient processing of 16S rRNA), with protein sequence MIKYIMVGVMMMRELVKIGSISSAKGLKGEFKVFPENDEIFYLEIGDKIFIEGVFEDLVIEKISEYKNMVTIKLKNYNHIDQIKKLKNQGIFIDKQDSKVEEEEGLSAREVIGFAVINNSNDENLGEVINSIGSSSQEVLVVNKDEKEWMIPFVEAFIEEIDEEEKVLRVSVIEGMI encoded by the coding sequence TTGATAAAGTACATAATGGTTGGAGTGATGATGATGAGAGAACTTGTTAAAATTGGTAGTATTTCAAGCGCAAAAGGGTTAAAAGGAGAATTTAAAGTATTTCCAGAGAATGACGAAATATTTTATTTAGAAATTGGTGATAAAATATTCATAGAGGGAGTATTTGAAGATCTTGTTATTGAAAAAATTTCGGAGTATAAGAATATGGTTACAATTAAACTCAAAAATTATAATCACATAGACCAAATAAAAAAACTAAAAAATCAAGGGATATTTATAGATAAGCAAGATTCAAAAGTAGAGGAAGAAGAAGGGCTATCTGCTAGAGAGGTAATTGGATTTGCAGTTATAAATAATAGTAATGATGAAAATTTAGGAGAAGTAATTAATAGTATAGGTTCTAGTTCGCAAGAAGTGTTGGTGGTAAATAAAGATGAAAAAGAATGGATGATACCATTTGTAGAAGCTTTTATTGAAGAAATTGATGAAGAAGAAAAGGTATTAAGAGTTAGCGTTATAGAGGGGATGATATAA
- the trmD gene encoding tRNA (guanosine(37)-N1)-methyltransferase TrmD encodes MKIDILTLFPRMFDGVLQESIIKRAIEKDLVEIEAIDFRIFSEDKHNRVDDYPFGGGAGMVIKPEPIARALKSIEGYEDARVIYMSPKGSVLNQKKSNELAEDNHLIIICGHYEGIDQRFIDNYVDEEISIGDYVLTGGEIPAMALVDTIVRLLPDALGKQESYEEDSHYKGLLEYPHYTRPRVFEGEEVPEVLLSGHHANVDKWRHEKSLEITAKNRPDMIEKYDLTKNDIKYLKEKGYGIKK; translated from the coding sequence ATGAAGATTGATATATTAACATTATTTCCCCGAATGTTTGATGGAGTATTACAGGAAAGTATAATAAAGAGAGCAATAGAGAAAGATTTGGTTGAAATAGAGGCAATTGATTTTAGAATATTTTCTGAAGATAAACACAATAGGGTTGATGATTATCCTTTTGGTGGAGGGGCAGGTATGGTTATAAAGCCAGAACCTATAGCTAGAGCACTGAAAAGTATAGAGGGGTATGAAGATGCTAGAGTGATATATATGAGTCCTAAAGGGAGTGTCTTGAACCAAAAAAAATCAAATGAACTAGCAGAGGATAATCACTTAATTATAATTTGTGGACATTACGAAGGGATAGATCAGAGATTTATTGATAATTATGTAGATGAAGAGATATCAATAGGTGATTACGTTCTTACTGGAGGTGAAATTCCTGCAATGGCTTTAGTTGATACAATTGTTAGACTATTGCCAGATGCGTTAGGAAAACAGGAATCGTATGAGGAAGATTCACATTACAAAGGATTGCTTGAATATCCACATTATACAAGACCTAGAGTGTTTGAGGGAGAAGAAGTACCAGAAGTGCTATTATCGGGTCATCATGCAAATGTTGATAAGTGGAGACATGAAAAATCTCTAGAAATAACGGCAAAGAATAGACCAGATATGATTGAAAAATATGATTTAACAAAAAACGATATTAAGTACTTGAAGGAAAAAGGCTATGGTATAAAAAAATAA
- the rplS gene encoding 50S ribosomal protein L19: MDLIKMIEQEQLREVIEFNVGDTVQVYYHIKEGNRERVQMFEGTVIKRQGTGARETFTVRRISYGVGVERVFPVHSPKIEKMKVVREGKVRRARLHYLRERTGKSARVKAKTNY; encoded by the coding sequence ATGGATTTAATTAAAATGATTGAACAAGAGCAGTTAAGAGAGGTTATTGAATTTAATGTTGGAGATACAGTTCAAGTATACTACCACATCAAAGAAGGTAACAGAGAAAGAGTTCAGATGTTTGAAGGAACAGTAATCAAACGTCAAGGAACAGGAGCTAGAGAGACATTTACAGTAAGAAGAATTTCTTATGGCGTAGGTGTTGAAAGAGTATTCCCAGTTCATTCACCAAAAATCGAAAAGATGAAAGTAGTACGTGAAGGTAAAGTAAGAAGAGCTAGACTTCACTACTTACGTGAAAGAACAGGTAAGAGTGCTAGAGTTAAAGCTAAAACTAACTACTAA
- the ylqF gene encoding ribosome biogenesis GTPase YlqF — protein sequence MNINWFPGHMKKTRELIQKNLKLVDIVYEVIDARIPVSSRNPEIDQLVQSKPRVIIMNKADLASETGNAAWKRYFEKQGYPTLFMEQNKTKSVKKLIQVTEKAMGDKRAKQLEKGIVNRPIRIMIVGIPNAGKSTIINALAKRKSTQTGNRPGVTKGKQWVKLANNLELLDTPGILWPKFEDEEVAKHLAFTGAIRDEIMDTETLALRLIERLILIDPMYLEERYKVEVNVDNGLDTMEIIARKRGCIMKSREIDYTRIAHIILDEFRRAIIGRITLEFPEK from the coding sequence ATGAATATTAACTGGTTTCCAGGTCATATGAAAAAAACAAGAGAATTGATCCAGAAAAACCTAAAATTGGTCGATATAGTTTATGAAGTAATTGATGCAAGAATACCTGTAAGTAGTAGAAATCCTGAAATAGATCAACTAGTTCAGAGCAAACCGCGTGTTATTATAATGAATAAGGCTGATTTAGCTTCTGAAACAGGAAATGCTGCTTGGAAAAGATACTTTGAGAAGCAAGGATACCCAACACTTTTTATGGAACAAAATAAAACCAAAAGTGTAAAAAAATTAATACAAGTTACTGAAAAAGCTATGGGTGATAAGAGAGCTAAGCAATTAGAAAAAGGAATAGTTAATCGTCCAATTAGGATAATGATAGTTGGTATTCCAAATGCAGGGAAATCTACGATAATCAATGCATTAGCAAAGCGTAAAAGTACTCAAACTGGAAATAGACCAGGAGTTACAAAGGGTAAACAATGGGTTAAACTAGCTAATAACTTAGAATTACTTGATACTCCAGGGATTTTGTGGCCTAAATTTGAAGACGAGGAGGTTGCAAAACATCTTGCGTTTACGGGTGCTATAAGAGATGAAATTATGGATACTGAAACGCTTGCACTAAGATTGATAGAGAGACTTATATTGATAGACCCAATGTATTTAGAAGAAAGATATAAAGTGGAAGTAAATGTAGATAATGGTTTAGATACTATGGAGATTATAGCAAGGAAACGTGGTTGTATAATGAAATCAAGAGAAATTGATTATACGAGAATAGCCCATATAATACTAGATGAGTTTAGGAGAGCTATTATAGGAAGGATAACATTAGAATTTCCAGAGAAATAG
- a CDS encoding EscU/YscU/HrcU family type III secretion system export apparatus switch protein yields MSKEKKAIALRYIPDEDSAPKVLAKGKGYVAERIIKTAEDAKVNVVENKEVAESLFNVEIASEIPSDMFEAVAGILAFVYQLDREFE; encoded by the coding sequence ATGAGTAAGGAAAAAAAAGCCATAGCGCTTAGATATATACCGGATGAAGATTCTGCGCCAAAAGTGTTAGCTAAAGGTAAGGGGTATGTTGCAGAGCGAATAATAAAAACGGCTGAGGATGCAAAGGTAAATGTTGTTGAAAATAAGGAAGTTGCCGAGTCGCTATTTAATGTGGAGATAGCTAGTGAAATTCCATCTGATATGTTTGAAGCCGTTGCAGGGATATTGGCATTTGTTTATCAATTAGATCGTGAATTTGAATAA
- a CDS encoding YraN family protein — protein sequence MNNRSKGAHGERIAIKYLSDKGYELLDMNYWVKFGEVDLIMLHGEFIVFVEVKMRWDCDKGWPVEAVTPKKQKNIRQVANIYWQMGQWKNKQPRFDVIEIIKYEQNKTAIRHIVNAF from the coding sequence TTGAATAATAGATCAAAGGGAGCTCATGGAGAAAGAATAGCTATCAAATATTTATCTGATAAGGGATATGAATTATTAGACATGAATTATTGGGTTAAGTTTGGAGAAGTTGATTTGATAATGTTACATGGCGAATTTATAGTTTTTGTTGAAGTGAAGATGAGATGGGACTGTGATAAAGGATGGCCAGTTGAAGCAGTAACACCAAAAAAGCAAAAGAATATTAGACAGGTTGCGAATATATATTGGCAAATGGGTCAATGGAAGAATAAGCAACCTAGATTCGATGTTATTGAAATAATAAAGTACGAACAGAATAAAACAGCCATACGACATATAGTAAATGCTTTTTAA
- a CDS encoding YifB family Mg chelatase-like AAA ATPase — protein sequence MLSKVKSCVLHGLEGNIVEVEVDLSRGLPGFIVVGLPDISIRESKERVRTAISNSGYDFPIKKVTVNLSPANLRKEGSQLDLPIAIALLAAMGEIKKAENLNEICILGEISLDGGINRIDGALPMIIAMKQLGYKKFIVPSSNKDECSAIKDVYVYEFNELRQVVEWFNGDLNKKPYLNEKIVFNQEKTVLDFSDVKGQKQVKRAAEIAAAGAHNMLMIGPPGSGKSMIAQRFPSILPSLSFEEALEVTKIHSVAGLLKNGCLIRSRQFRAPHHTISKTALVGGGIKPMPGEVSLAHLGVLFLDELPEFNRATLEALRQPLEDGVVTISRVQGSYTYPCSEIMLAAANPCKCGYYGDPRHECTCTSAEIDRYINKLSGPFLDRMDIQVDVSCVNISDLQNHAKEESSSEIRSRVEAARNIQRERYKEDGIYSNSELQGKNIEKYCVLDNNAKKMLEMAFERMKLSARGYNNILKISRTIADLERSKEINETHIAEALQYRQLDRKYH from the coding sequence ATGTTATCAAAAGTTAAATCATGTGTACTTCATGGACTAGAAGGGAATATAGTCGAAGTGGAGGTTGATTTGTCAAGAGGATTGCCAGGATTTATAGTGGTAGGATTGCCGGATATTTCTATTCGTGAATCTAAAGAAAGAGTTAGAACTGCGATTTCTAATTCAGGATATGATTTTCCAATAAAAAAGGTTACGGTAAATCTATCGCCAGCAAATCTTAGGAAGGAGGGGTCTCAATTGGATTTGCCTATAGCTATAGCGTTGCTAGCAGCTATGGGAGAAATAAAAAAAGCAGAAAATTTAAATGAAATATGTATTTTAGGAGAAATTTCATTAGATGGTGGGATAAATAGGATAGATGGTGCACTTCCTATGATTATAGCAATGAAACAATTGGGGTATAAGAAGTTTATTGTTCCTAGCTCAAATAAAGACGAGTGTTCGGCAATAAAGGATGTCTATGTTTATGAGTTTAATGAGCTAAGGCAGGTTGTAGAATGGTTTAATGGAGATTTGAATAAAAAGCCATATTTGAATGAAAAAATTGTATTTAATCAAGAAAAAACTGTGCTAGATTTTTCGGATGTGAAGGGACAAAAACAAGTTAAAAGAGCAGCTGAAATTGCAGCTGCTGGAGCACATAATATGCTTATGATCGGACCACCAGGCTCGGGAAAAAGTATGATAGCGCAAAGGTTTCCTTCAATATTACCAAGTTTAAGTTTTGAAGAGGCTTTAGAAGTTACTAAAATCCATAGCGTTGCAGGTTTGCTTAAGAATGGGTGTCTCATAAGGTCAAGGCAATTTAGGGCTCCACATCATACTATTTCAAAAACTGCACTAGTTGGAGGCGGTATAAAACCAATGCCTGGAGAAGTTTCTCTTGCACATCTTGGAGTATTGTTTTTGGATGAACTTCCAGAATTTAATAGAGCGACATTAGAGGCATTAAGACAACCATTAGAAGATGGAGTTGTCACCATAAGTAGAGTTCAGGGGAGTTATACTTATCCATGTTCTGAGATAATGCTAGCTGCAGCAAATCCTTGTAAATGTGGGTATTACGGGGATCCAAGACATGAATGCACATGTACTAGTGCGGAAATAGATAGATATATTAATAAGTTGAGTGGACCATTTTTAGATCGCATGGACATACAAGTTGATGTATCATGTGTAAATATATCGGATTTACAAAATCATGCGAAAGAGGAGAGCTCTAGTGAAATTAGATCTAGAGTAGAAGCTGCTAGAAACATTCAAAGAGAAAGGTACAAAGAAGATGGGATATATTCTAATTCGGAGCTTCAGGGCAAGAATATTGAAAAATATTGTGTTTTAGATAATAATGCGAAGAAGATGCTTGAGATGGCATTTGAAAGGATGAAGTTGAGCGCTAGGGGATACAATAATATACTTAAAATATCTAGAACGATAGCTGATTTGGAAAGAAGCAAAGAGATAAATGAAACGCATATAGCTGAGGCGTTACAGTATAGACAATTAGATAGAAAATATCATTGA
- the dprA gene encoding DNA-processing protein DprA, with protein MNERDIIIWLTSLRGVGPQTILFLKQYFGSLDEFWHSSEKDIPLNVLPKRKRDILRKIYSYKKNSINFDYFEKLEHEGVSVVVNCDDKFPKKLRDIPQSPCVLYYKGNIQEVDKSLAIVGPRKASYYGRWAAEKYSREIAKAGVCIVSGLAKGIDAIAHKGALEANQITYAVLGNGLDRVYPKCNEKLYSQIEESGALISEYPLGMEPKASNFPQRNRIISGLSDAVFVVEAKKKSGTLITVDYALKQGKDVLVLPGNVNSLYSQGTNQLIKEGAIMVTECKDVLENLYGVFDSNPKDCKLPVLSESEKIVYNLLENGPIHFDAIGYETNFEASKLNSILTLLEIKGIIMRLPRNIFQLRN; from the coding sequence GTGAATGAGCGAGATATAATCATTTGGTTAACGAGTTTACGAGGAGTAGGTCCTCAAACTATATTGTTTTTGAAGCAGTATTTTGGTTCACTAGATGAATTTTGGCATTCTAGTGAAAAGGATATACCATTGAATGTTTTACCTAAGCGAAAGCGTGATATACTTAGGAAAATTTATTCTTATAAAAAGAACAGTATAAATTTCGATTATTTTGAGAAATTAGAACATGAAGGAGTTTCAGTGGTTGTTAATTGCGATGACAAATTTCCCAAAAAACTTAGAGATATTCCCCAATCACCATGTGTACTTTATTACAAGGGAAATATTCAAGAAGTAGATAAATCTCTTGCGATAGTAGGGCCTAGAAAGGCAAGTTACTATGGGCGTTGGGCTGCAGAGAAGTATTCGAGAGAAATTGCAAAAGCAGGAGTTTGTATAGTAAGTGGTTTGGCGAAGGGTATAGATGCTATAGCACATAAAGGAGCATTAGAAGCAAATCAAATAACTTATGCAGTATTGGGAAATGGGCTGGATAGAGTTTATCCAAAATGTAATGAAAAATTATATAGTCAAATTGAAGAATCTGGAGCGCTGATTTCAGAATATCCACTTGGAATGGAGCCAAAAGCATCGAATTTTCCGCAAAGAAATAGAATTATAAGTGGTTTGTCTGATGCGGTTTTTGTCGTAGAGGCAAAAAAGAAAAGTGGTACGTTGATTACAGTGGATTATGCTTTGAAACAAGGAAAAGACGTTTTAGTATTACCTGGAAATGTTAATAGTCTATATAGCCAAGGGACAAATCAACTTATTAAAGAAGGGGCTATAATGGTTACAGAGTGTAAAGATGTATTGGAAAATTTATACGGAGTATTTGATTCTAATCCTAAAGATTGTAAGCTACCAGTGCTATCAGAATCAGAAAAAATTGTTTACAATTTGCTTGAGAATGGACCAATTCACTTTGATGCAATAGGCTACGAGACTAATTTTGAAGCATCAAAATTAAATTCAATATTGACTCTTTTAGAAATAAAGGGTATTATAATGAGGTTGCCAAGAAATATATTTCAATTGAGGAATTAA
- the topA gene encoding type I DNA topoisomerase produces the protein MAKSLVIVESPAKAKTIGKFLGKNYKVKSSVGHIRDLPKSKIGIDVENNFEPRYITIRGKGPVLAELKKEAKKVDRVYLATDPDREGEAISWHLAAALGLSSTEANRIEFNEITKNAVKNAVKNPRKINQDLVDAQQARRILDRLVGYSISPLLWKKVSKGLSAGRVQSVTTKLICDREREIEDFIPDEYWSIEGKFSKARVKIEAKYSGKKIGKKIEKIELKNEEETNNLLAEIDRDAFFVDQIKTTTKQKKPVPPYTTSSLQQDAAKKIGFSTKKTMRIAQQLYEGIDIKGEGTIGLITYIRTDSVRISEEALDAVADYIAQNFDEKYYCGKQKYGKKKKSVQDAHEAIRPSKVELEPDKIKESLSREQYRLYSLIWQRFVASQMAPAEVETVTIALNSNDHIFKTSGSRLSFKGFMEVYDKKNTAYKFKMPKVGEGDKMKCDELEGKQHFTKPPARYSEASLVKTMEELGIGRPSTYAPTVATILARRYVYLETKQFYPTDLGFIVTEILEQYFKKIMDKDFTAQMEADLDRIEEGSFAWQEVIGAFYKDFEKDLKIAEEEISQIEIKDEETDEICEKCGRNMVKKRGRFGEFLACPGYPECRNTKPIIVKIGVTCPKCEKGEIIEKRSKKGRTFYGCDQYPECDFVSWDRPHTEKCPVCGELTVVKRRKGKNYLRCTVCGHQEEIKEIE, from the coding sequence TTGGCTAAGAGTTTAGTAATAGTGGAGTCACCAGCAAAGGCTAAGACTATAGGAAAATTTTTAGGAAAAAATTATAAAGTAAAATCATCGGTAGGTCATATTAGAGATTTGCCTAAAAGCAAGATTGGTATAGATGTAGAGAATAATTTTGAACCAAGGTATATTACTATTAGAGGAAAAGGTCCTGTATTAGCTGAATTGAAGAAAGAAGCTAAAAAAGTAGACCGAGTATATCTTGCAACTGACCCCGACCGTGAAGGGGAAGCAATATCATGGCATTTAGCTGCTGCATTAGGACTGTCTTCTACAGAGGCTAATCGCATTGAATTCAATGAAATAACGAAAAATGCGGTCAAAAACGCAGTTAAAAATCCTAGGAAAATCAATCAGGATTTGGTTGATGCTCAGCAAGCTAGAAGGATACTAGATAGGTTAGTAGGTTATTCTATAAGTCCTTTACTTTGGAAGAAAGTTTCAAAGGGACTTAGTGCTGGTAGGGTTCAATCGGTTACGACAAAGTTGATTTGTGATAGAGAAAGAGAAATAGAAGATTTTATTCCAGATGAGTACTGGTCAATAGAAGGTAAATTTTCTAAAGCTAGAGTTAAGATTGAAGCGAAGTATTCTGGGAAAAAGATTGGCAAGAAGATAGAAAAAATTGAACTGAAAAACGAAGAAGAAACTAATAATTTATTAGCTGAGATTGATAGAGATGCTTTTTTTGTAGATCAAATAAAAACTACAACGAAACAGAAAAAACCTGTACCACCATATACTACGAGTTCATTACAACAGGACGCTGCAAAAAAGATTGGTTTTTCTACAAAGAAGACTATGAGAATTGCGCAGCAATTGTATGAAGGTATAGATATAAAGGGTGAGGGAACAATCGGTTTGATTACTTATATCAGAACGGATTCTGTTCGTATATCAGAAGAAGCATTAGATGCAGTTGCAGATTATATAGCACAAAATTTTGATGAAAAATATTATTGTGGAAAACAGAAGTATGGCAAGAAGAAAAAATCAGTTCAAGATGCTCATGAGGCTATAAGACCTTCAAAGGTTGAATTGGAGCCTGATAAAATAAAAGAGTCGCTTAGTAGAGAGCAATATAGACTTTATAGCCTTATTTGGCAAAGGTTTGTTGCATCTCAAATGGCACCAGCTGAGGTTGAGACTGTTACTATAGCTCTCAATTCGAATGATCATATATTTAAGACTAGTGGTTCAAGACTTTCATTTAAAGGTTTTATGGAAGTTTATGATAAAAAAAATACTGCATATAAATTTAAAATGCCTAAAGTTGGTGAAGGCGATAAAATGAAGTGTGACGAGCTTGAAGGCAAACAACATTTCACTAAGCCGCCGGCTCGTTATTCAGAGGCTTCTTTGGTAAAAACTATGGAGGAACTTGGTATAGGAAGACCGAGTACATATGCTCCTACAGTAGCTACTATTTTAGCTAGGCGTTATGTTTATCTTGAAACAAAGCAGTTCTATCCAACGGATTTAGGATTCATTGTAACTGAGATATTAGAGCAGTACTTTAAAAAAATTATGGATAAAGATTTTACAGCGCAAATGGAGGCTGATCTTGATAGAATAGAAGAAGGATCTTTTGCTTGGCAAGAAGTAATAGGTGCTTTCTATAAGGATTTTGAAAAAGATTTGAAAATTGCTGAAGAAGAAATTAGTCAAATTGAGATAAAAGATGAAGAAACAGATGAAATTTGTGAAAAGTGTGGGCGCAATATGGTTAAAAAAAGAGGCCGATTTGGTGAGTTTTTAGCTTGTCCAGGATATCCAGAATGTAGAAATACAAAACCAATTATAGTTAAGATTGGTGTAACATGCCCTAAATGTGAAAAGGGTGAAATTATTGAAAAAAGATCTAAGAAAGGAAGAACATTCTATGGTTGTGATCAATATCCAGAATGTGATTTTGTTTCATGGGATCGCCCACATACTGAAAAATGTCCAGTTTGTGGTGAGTTAACAGTGGTGAAAAGGCGAAAAGGAAAAAATTACTTGAGATGTACAGTGTGCGGTCATCAAGAAGAAATTAAGGAAATAGAGTAA
- the codY gene encoding GTP-sensing pleiotropic transcriptional regulator CodY, with protein sequence MSESLLTKTRRLNKILQDSGNNPVSFEDLSRTLGEILGSEVYITSRRGKILGASVDQEQLIVAVTDDDMRLDAEYNEKLLKIKETKENLSSENAPELLALCNDECATMTIIPIHSAKDRLGTLVLNRKDKKFTEDDLVLCEYSATIVGMEIIRAKNDELEEEVRKKAIVQIAIGTLSYSELEAIEHILKELEGEEGLLVASKIADRVGITRSVIVNALRKFESAGVIESRSLGMKGTYIRILNEYLLAELNIVK encoded by the coding sequence ATGAGTGAATCATTATTGACTAAGACAAGAAGGCTGAATAAAATATTACAGGATAGCGGTAATAATCCTGTATCGTTTGAGGATTTGAGCCGTACGCTTGGAGAAATATTAGGGTCTGAAGTATATATTACTAGTAGAAGAGGTAAGATACTAGGAGCATCGGTTGATCAAGAACAATTAATAGTTGCGGTTACAGATGATGATATGCGATTGGATGCAGAGTATAATGAAAAATTATTAAAGATCAAAGAAACTAAAGAAAACTTAAGCAGTGAAAATGCGCCTGAATTGTTAGCTCTTTGCAATGATGAGTGTGCTACTATGACTATTATTCCAATCCACAGTGCTAAAGACAGATTAGGAACTTTAGTTCTTAATAGAAAAGATAAGAAGTTTACAGAAGATGATTTAGTGCTTTGTGAGTATAGTGCTACTATAGTTGGAATGGAAATTATTAGAGCTAAAAATGATGAATTAGAAGAAGAAGTTAGAAAAAAAGCAATAGTTCAAATCGCTATTGGTACATTATCGTATTCGGAATTAGAAGCTATTGAGCATATTTTGAAGGAACTTGAAGGCGAGGAAGGTTTGTTAGTTGCAAGTAAAATTGCGGACAGAGTAGGTATAACTCGTTCAGTTATAGTAAATGCACTTAGAAAGTTTGAAAGTGCAGGTGTTATAGAATCTAGGTCACTCGGAATGAAGGGTACGTATATTAGAATATTAAATGAGTATTTATTAGCAGAGCTAAATATCGTCAAGTAA